The following proteins are co-located in the Paludibaculum fermentans genome:
- a CDS encoding helix-turn-helix domain-containing protein, whose product MSSNKQSVPGASEGARRATSEAPGTGRRGKGRWSAKRKMAVVLEFLRGEDLESLSRKYAVTAATLSDWRDAFLASGEAGLKIREDDLVDEQGRRMKSVIAELAMTVELQRERIQQLENANPSLKWRSKR is encoded by the coding sequence ATGTCCAGCAACAAGCAATCGGTCCCGGGGGCCTCGGAGGGAGCCCGAAGGGCGACCTCCGAGGCCCCCGGGACCGGCCGCCGAGGCAAGGGCCGCTGGTCGGCCAAGCGCAAGATGGCGGTCGTTCTTGAGTTCCTCCGAGGCGAGGATCTGGAGAGCTTGAGCCGCAAATACGCGGTCACCGCCGCCACGCTGTCCGATTGGCGGGACGCGTTTCTCGCCAGCGGCGAGGCTGGCCTGAAGATCCGCGAAGACGATCTGGTCGATGAGCAGGGCCGGCGCATGAAGTCCGTCATCGCCGAACTCGCCATGACCGTCGAACTGCAACGCGAGCGCATCCAGCAACTGGAGAACGCCAACCCTTCTCTGAAGTGGAGGTCGAAGCGATGA